TGTAAGTTTTGTGGTCCAGATCAATTGAATTAGAGGCGTTTGAAGATCGTACACAGTATTTTCTCTTGTAAAGCAATAAATTCTATTTTAACTGATGGTGAAACTGACCCTGAAGCTATCAGTGTGTTTCACTGTCCTGTTCCTCAGTCGGTAAAGTACTTGTGACCACTCTGTCTCTCTGTAACGGTACGATATGAGACGGATCGTCTGTGAAACATCAAGCTCCTCTGTTTCTCCTAGTGCTATCTGGAAACATGGCTGTTAATCACAATCTTATGTAgaagaatcaaataaaaaaactggaatCCCCAAGGTAGTATAATTAGTCCTCAGTTATTTATTATAATGACTAAtgatatttttagtaatttaGATAAATCTTTTGGTGTTTCATTATTTGCAGATGATGGTATTATTTggaagaggggggaaaaaatctagAATTTGTAATTAGGAAATTGCAAGAGGCATTACATAATATAGAAACCTGGGATTTAGATTCTCAACGTCCAAATCTAAATTAGTTGACTTTACAAATAGGAAATTGAATCTTAATGTGAATCTCAAATTGTATGGGGGTGTTATAGAAAGGACAgatcaaagtaaatatttgggTATatggtttgataaaaaaaaaaaaacgtacatGGAAGATTCATATAGataaaactgtagaaaaaagtaaaacggTTTTAAATATAATGAGATGTTTGAGAGGCAAATTAATGCTAATacagttaaaaactaaaatgattaaatattcaaGTATATTGTACTGGTgcagaataaaaattgtaaaacctgttaaaaatgttaagcgCAATTCatgtgttttacttttagcGTTCAAATACAAAAGGTCTGAGAAAAAGCAACAGTGTTTGAGTTAAagcacaaactttaaaaaaaaaaaacaactataatATGGTTTAGATAATCAAAAGCCATCTGTGAATAGATTTTGTCATTTGTCAAAATTCATAATGTTAAACTGAGCTTGTTCAAATAATCCTTGTTCAGTTTAAAGCGACATTATGGCCATTTGTCATGTACTGAGTTACTCAGTGACACCTGAAGtattttatatgaattattgcaTATGAAGTATTGTATATGGAGTATGTTCAGAAGAAGAATAAACTTTCCTGTTAAGCTGAACGTGTGTGTCTCAGCTTTTCTGTCATGTTACCCTCAGCCCATCCAAGGTGGGTAATAGCTGTCTCAATGTTATAGTGTCAcaacatgacagttttaacaaatatgtaaaaaacacacacacaaaaaagaatatatatatatatatatatatatatatatatatatatatatatatatatatatatatatatatatatatatatatatatatatatatatatatatatatatatcactttACCTTTAAGTTCTGTGCTCACTTATATGTTGAATTATTCTAATTTGTTAATCTATTATAGTTGTTAAATGATGGCAAACGCAAAATCAAACTGGATATATTGGGACcaaggaacattttttttaaatgaatgattaataattaataatgaaaTTTCTAGTTACTGTGGAACAGTTAATAGAtgttcttaaaatattaaataagtaattataTAAAAGAAgggttgctaaaaaaaaaacccgacaTTGCAGCAACAGTTTGGATCGGTGTGatgtaatatttgattttatttctgaacgtgaaaatgtgcacaaatccaTCCAAAGAGAGGCAGGTGGAGCTCCAAGCATGGATGtagaaaacaaagacttttgtgtttgttttctacatCGCAGAAATGCACATGCTGAATCTCCCGGAGAGACATTTATAGAATTAAAAGTTGATCAGTGTGGGTGTCTGGAAGCGAAGGGAAACACCAAGTCGCAGCTGAAGTCATGAACGATGTTTTTCATCACCGTTACTGACCGCAGCAGTGGAGTCAGTGACACGTCGAACCAGAATCAAGTGACTCATTCAGAGGTTCATGTGTTGCCTTTGAATCATTTGTTCTCCATTTTACCGACGTTGCGATGCCGCATGGAGGACATGTGTctaattttgtgtctttttaccCTCGGAGGATCATTTCACAAAGGTGAGAACAAAAGCTTTTAGTACACGAAGttgactttttgtttggtttgttttctaatGTATTCCTATGATGAAAGCatttgttattcattcattcaatcattcattcattcatgaataaataaataaatgcgaTCCGATCTGAATTAACTCCTTCGGTACTCTGAGATCTGATGATTTGGACCTAACAGAACCTTTTTTAGTTTCACTAATGAAACAGTTCGATCCAGTTCTAACAATGGTGGCACGGAGCCAACACGCCTGCTTCAAACAGATTCTGTCCTTTGTTTCTTACTACAGTCATTAAACCGAGGGGAAGGAATTCATGTTTAACCTACTAggaaattaatttcttaaataaatgtacttctAATAGTTTTACTGCTGCAGACTTTTTACCTgttgaataatattttaagtAACGTGTCGCTTCAATTCCCGTCTGTTGAGTCTGGTGTAGTTTGGGGAAGGCAGTAAATCTATAAAGTACATCTGCAGACTAGATGTTGGGTGAAATATTACAGTAACTAACTCTGGGTCTtagtttcaaatgtttaatatttacaaaaaaaaactttaattaggGAATTTGTTTCTTGTACCTTAGTTAgatcttttctctctctctaaaaaAGTAAATCTAAAACTACAATCCAGGATGTACTGGGTGTTTGAAGTGTCTCTtcatcaaatactttttttctaggtattttttattattattgaataatAATGCTGCTTGGTTTAGTTTACGTTTTGCAGATAAAAGTTAGGTCGAGAAGATGTTgaggaaaaactgttttaatcacatttactgCAGTGGAATACACAATAGTGAATGCCACATCTAGACTGCTCAGCTTCTAGTTAAAGATTATCTGGGTAGGTGTGTTTCTATTTAACTGACTTTGTGAAATGCAGACGGTTTAACTGCCAAACCAGACAGGAGGAACTGGGATGTCTACACTAAAGGAACAACAGACCTGGAAAGACGTGTTTTAATCACAATAGAGTTCccaacagaaacataaaaactgcaCTTTGGCTTAAGTCACACTAAATAAAAGACTCAGACTTGACTTAGACTCTGGTTTTAGGACTCAGATCTTCGAAACATTTATGTCTCGTAACATTTATTGCACTAAGCCTCTGAAAAGAACATGCATTCATTTTATTGTGGTTCACTTATAAACGTTAGGGATGATGTTGCCTTACGTTTATGGACAGTCAGCAGAGTGTTGAGCAACAGAATTGCTTCATAAGGAACAGACAAGAAGCTCATAAGTCAGATGTTGCTTAATATCACCAAGATTAACTGTGAGAAAACAAGACAACATTGTGTTGTGAGGTCCTAACACCAACTAACACCAACTGATAACGTTTTGCTGCCGTCTGTATTTTACCGTTAAAGTCTGTTTCTCCTCAGTGTTGTTGTAAATGTTGCCAAAAAGTCCTGAATGTGATGTTGGCTTTTAACGTCTGGTCTTACGCATTATTAAGAGtattatatgtatttaaatcaaatgttatctgtagaaaaacacaacagatttcCTGCTGTAATGCATTAAAGacatgagtaaaaatatattttacatcttCTAGAACCAAATCAAGCTGCAGTAACTCAGTTCTGACTTCTTGTTTATGATAGTTGAGGAATGTTAATAACAAGGCTTCGGTCCACTGAACTCTCCAGACTTGTTGAGGCAGATCTCTCTTTTAGTTCTCCCCATAGTATTATGACCAGGTGTTAGTCTAGATTTTCTTGCTACTGCTGCAGACAAAAAATATCCCAAATTCCTGTTTTTATAAGAGTGCTCTctcaaaattataattttatcaaCACATTTGATCAACACCATCGAGCTGCGACTTCCCTGATAAAAATCCAATGGAAGAAGCACTAGTTAATATCCCTAGTTAATAAAAGACATTGGGGAAATGTGGTCTAACTTTGTACATTTGAGAACTGGATCATTTTATTATATCTTTATAACCAGGATATGCAACTAGATATTACAAATCTATTTGTCGGACAGCCTGTTCAATGAAATCCCGACATCTGTATTTTGAGAAACTAAGAGCTCATTGAGGGTTTTCATATCTTAACATTTTACTTGGGGCTGCCAGAGAGAATAAAGAAGAAGTGAACCCGATTCGGTTTCCTTCTTAATATAAAGTTGCGACAAACATTATTGTTTCTCAATCCTTGTGATTTTCCATCCTAAGAACATAGAGAGAGAGTAAATCAAAGCACTCTTATGGAATGATACATGATATAAATAAAGATTTCCTGATCCATTTTCTTTgattatgttctgcaggtttAGCAGTTTTGATCCAAACCCAGCAGACGGTGTTGGCAGCAGTAGGAGAAGATGCTCCTCTCAGCTGTCGGCTCCTGGTAACTAAAGACGTCCAGCAGGTCACCTGGCAGAAAGTGTTGGAGAAAACAGAGAGGAATATTGGTTCCTACAGCCAGTATTTTGGTGAAACAGTGAATCCTGGATTTAAAGATAAAGTTCAGTTTACACAAGCTGGACTGCAGAAGAACTCTATAGTTATCAGGAACGTTACAGAGCAGGATGCAGGATGTTATCTCTGTCTGTTCAACACCTACCCTGATGGAGCTCTGATAGCTGCAACCTGCCTGGAGGTTTATGGTGAGAACCTGACTgtgtaaattcaaaaatactttattcatcccaaaggGAAAGTTAAATGTTGTCACTCATACTATTCAGGTTCCTATGAAGAGAAGCTCATGACTCTGAGCAGAAAGGGTCTCATGTGACCGTCAGCATTTCAGCAGTAGAAAACCCTCTGAGAGGAAACACTTCACTTTCATTGTGTAACAGTCTTGTGAAGAGGATGTTCAGGATTGTCCATcatttttcctgattttataAAGAATCCTTCGTTGCATAGTAATCTCCAggacagaacagaaccagcctccTTCATCAGGCTGTTGAGCCTTTTTGGGTGCTTgactctgatgctgctgccccaacacATGACAGCAGAAGATGACGCTCTCAACAACAAACTAATAGAAGATATGCAGCATTTCTCTGCAAACACTGAAGGCTCTAAGCTTCCTTAAGAAGTGAAGTCTACTCTGTCCCTTCTTGTAGCTTTACTGTTCCAACTCCAGTCCAGGTTGGTGTCCAAGCGAACACCAAGGTATTTATAATCCAGAACCACCTCCACTTCTTGAAGGACAGGAAAACTGTCAAATGAAAGGAGGATAGGATGTCTGTTTGGCTGGGAACATgagaggaggatgatgatgatgatgagcttGTTCCTGAACTGAATCTTTTGAAGAATGAGTTCAGCTCATTTGCTCTGTTCAGACTTTCATCGGTCAAATTCTCCTTTTTCTTGAAACTTGTGATCTTCTTCATCCCCGACCTCACATCTCTAATATTTGTGGATTTGTCAAGAGAAGGTCTTGCTTTGAAGATGTGTGCATCTTtgatgtttacataaaaaaagtaaaacatccaACATCTTGTTTTCTCTGGTAGAGCAGCTGTCCAACTGTTGAAATGTAACTGCAGCAGATATTAAGGCGTGACTCAAGCTCACAAATGTTGCCACAAATAATGTCTGTAGCTTAGTAACAACTGAACTGATGGAATTACGCATCGTCAGTAACAGCTGAATGTGAGCAGCTGTCAAAATAACACTCTCTTGAAATCTCTTGGTAAATAATATGGATGGAAACTTACTGCTAACATGGGTTCCAGAAACGACATGTCGCAGCAACATGTCCTGGACGGCACCACATGTTGTTCATAAGCACCactaatccacctcctttgcttttgcagtTGTTCTTTAGGTCTTTGTCTGCTCCGATAGTCAGAAAGTCCAGTAGAGAAACAGTGAAGTCAGGGATGCGACTGATCTTGAAGCCATATCTCCACAAAATGCATAATACTGATTTACCAATACTCTAGCTGGGTCTTTGTTAGGCCTTAGTCCTGTTGTAAGCCGTCTTCCTGTTGTGGTTGGACATCATGACAAATGCCCAAGAGGAAATCAGCAAAACTGCTTCCAAActgcaaaacaatcaaaaccTGTCATAATGCGAGGTTTCTAGGACTCTTAAGGCAAGCAACAACTACGGACACCAAacagttttaacagatttatttggtAACTGAATGTGCTGGAGAGTGTGTGGAGGGGCATCGATCAGCGGCAGCAGGGAGGAACTGGGCCAGCGGAGGAACTGCAAAGGGCAAGCGGTTAAAGTGGGAAGTAATGAAGGGAATGATGGCGTAACCTGATGGTGACTTACGGGCTGCGGGTTGAGGTAAGCAGAGGAGGGTACATGGGGGTCCGGCAGGGTTTTCCAGATGGGGGAAGTTCCAGCAGGCGATTGAGGGCGGACAGGCAGCAGCTGAGTGGCGGGTGTGACGCACCCAGGTGCAAGGCCAAACAGAGCAGCTGGGATCCGATTCTTCAGGTGGGGCCGGTTCAGAGAGTGTACAGCTCGGGTTCACTGTAGAGGGAGGAGCAGATGAAAAGGAGTCAGAACAAGGAGAACACTGGGAATACAGCACTGACAGCTAGAGAGTACCACAGTAGAAGCGGAACCATCTGGCATCCGACTCTGGAAGCCGCTCCCCTTTAAGGACTTTGCAGATTGGAGGTGATGAGCAACAGCTGGATCCCATCAGCCTGCCACCCTGTGAAGGAGAAGGAACCACTCCCTACCGAACCCAACAAAACCAGAGggagatgtttaaaaaaaataatgtttctggCAGAAATGGAGgaatgaaagtttttaaaaagtaaaaaaaaatggtatgaAAGTCACAGAGCTACTCCAACATGCTACCACCTAGCAGGTACCAAGAGGATTACAAGGTTAATTTCTATAACTTAATGTCGACCATGATCTCTGTTCTCTCCACAGAGCTGCATGGACCCTTCATTGACATCAGCAGTTCAAACTCTCCTCCAGGGTCGGATGTGACCTGTTCAGCCACAGGTCGACCTGTTCCCATGGTAACACTGACTGTTCTCCATCAGAACTTCAGCTTCTCCCACTACAACACCAGTACAGAGACCAACACCAACGGTACCGTCACCGTCACCACTAAAGTTCTGCTCTCAGATCTCAGCAGCACACAGGTTGGATGTTCAGTGTCAGTGGACTCTGCTGCTCCCAGAGAGCTGCTGGTCACCGTTCCTGAGGTCAAAGATTCGTCTGATGATGGTGAGGAACTCTTAGAGGTTCAGTGCCTCACAGATATATTCACATTCATCAATCTTTTCAATTTTGTCACAGTGCAACCACACACTTTTGTATTGACCAACCAGTGGgagcataattgtgaagagACCATATttccaacaaataaaaatctgaaagaagtGATACGCATTTGTTTTAGGTATCTTGTGTCAATATTTGGTAGAATTCCCTCc
The genomic region above belongs to Xiphophorus maculatus strain JP 163 A chromosome 24, X_maculatus-5.0-male, whole genome shotgun sequence and contains:
- the LOC111607656 gene encoding OX-2 membrane glycoprotein-like isoform X3; this translates as MFFITVTDRSSGVSDTSNQNQVTHSEVHVLPLNHLFSILPTLRCRMEDMCLILCLFTLGGSFHKGLAVLIQTQQTVLAAVGEDAPLSCRLLVTKDVQQVTWQKVLEKTERNIGSYSQYFGETVNPGFKDKVQFTQAGLQKNSIVIRNVTEQDAGCYLCLFNTYPDGALIAATCLEVYELHGPFIDISSSNSPPGSDVTCSATGRPVPMVTLTVLHQNFSFSHYNTSTETNTNGTVTVTTKVLLSDLSSTQVGCSVSVDSAAPRELLVTVPEVKDSSDDGLNNQSDSDFRGFRWPLIVVFLIVLICICVLQFRRISQNRNLKASENATDNQNLDNPPVSTKDVGLRTPESQKQNSESNSSQ
- the LOC111607656 gene encoding nectin-1-like isoform X1, producing MFFITVTDRSSGVSDTSNQNQVTHSEVHVLPLNHLFSILPTLRCRMEDMCLILCLFTLGGSFHKGLAVLIQTQQTVLAAVGEDAPLSCRLLVTKDVQQVTWQKVLEKTERNIGSYSQYFGETVNPGFKDKVQFTQAGLQKNSIVIRNVTEQDAGCYLCLFNTYPDGALIAATCLEVYELHGPFIDISSSNSPPGSDVTCSATGRPVPMVTLTVLHQNFSFSHYNTSTETNTNGTVTVTTKVLLSDLSSTQVGCSVSVDSAAPRELLVTVPEVKDSSDDGEELLEVQCLTDIFTFINLFNFVTVQPHTFVLTNQWEHNCEETIFPTNKNLKEVIRICFRYLVSIFGRIPSSLHFYVTNLSTDILEIRIFV